The genomic DNA GGATATTAGACGGGAGATaggagaaagaatgaaaaagaagaacaaggaggaaatgaaaaagagactCTCGGTTTTTGTTTTGCGTTGAGTGGTGTGGGCACGGCGTATGATAATGTATTTACACTCCCCTTATCcacaaaaatatatcactttaaCTGATAATACAGCTCTACATTTGGCATTTATTCAAGATGCTTCGTTATATCACAttgttttgttcctttttcACATTAGGTCTAAGATGTGgctgtttggtttttttttttcagtgcactTGTCAGCCGAAATGATACCTATAGTTCCCAGTAACAGTGTATTAGTTAAATGAATTTTCTACCAgagaaaaaggaagagagaaagagaaggaagaagaagaagaaaatcatgaagaaaaaaaaagaaaaagaagaagaagaaaaagaataagaagaaaaagaagaaggagaaggaagaggaggaggaggaagaagaagaaggagaaaagaggaataaacgaagaagaagaagtagaaggagatgaggaagaagaagaagatggtgaagataatgatgatgatggtgatgatggagaAGAAGAACAGTACGGTGGTGCGTATTACCAGATCTGCTCTCCGTCGCACGAGGGCGTCGTCCAAGGACGCGATAAGACAAACTTGACACGATCGCGCCAGGTCCGTTCATATAGCCGAGAGTTGTGTACGAACCATAGTCCAGAGCCCGATCTTCTGCGAGACCTGCAGCGTAGAGCCAAGGAACAAAGGTCCATCACATCAGACGATAAAGATCAATTTAGGGCTACGTGCAGCGTTTTCTGCATATCAAGCAATGATAATTACCCACCACAATCTCTGAAGTgatattattgtgtgtgtgtgtgtgtgtgtgtgtgtgtgtgtgtgtgtgtgtgtgtgtgtgtgtgtgtgtttttaagaGAGAAGTGAGGTCACTGTAACACGACCTGGCAATTGCAGTACCAGATAATTCAAGGCAATCTCAATTTCCTGCCTGTAAGTTGGTTCGATACAGTTGGGGTCAACTTGGAAACACCACACATGAGGTGTATGAATGCATCGTATTACTATAATATAGAGGGGAAAAAACGTTTTGGCATGAAAGCATTTACATGGACACGGAGTTTTGAGTTATAAGTTATTTCTCATATCAACTACAGTGGACACATGGAACTCAACTttaaggaagaagaaaataatcacAGCGCTGTCATAGAAGCAGGTAATAATTTGCCATACTACCAAAGCATGAAACAAACAACCTCTGAGCCACAGCGTTCAGGTTTATCTTTGAAACAAGTCTCACTGATATAAGGTGATGGCGATAATGAATAGTTCCAAACTCACTGGCGCATATTTAACTCGGGGCAATTAAATGAGAGAAAAGACAAGTATCAATGAATTTTCAAGTTTTGCTGACGCTTAAAAGCATTTCCtttttggtgtgtgtatgtgtgtgtgttggggggggggggggtcatctaTGCTTCCTTGCTTCTTAGTGCACATTACATCTGAAATAGTCAATACTTGAGGTATACCAAGTATGGGATTCCCCCTCTGGGCGTAGCCTGCAATCTTGAAAGTATGGGCGTGGTCGGAAGTGACCATGACCAATGTGTCCTCGGTGTTGACCATGTCCAGAGCAACGTCGATAGCCTTGTCCATTGCTACGGTCTCAGTAAGGGCAAGGTTGGCAATGCCGAAGTGATGACCATGGTCGATTCTACCGCCTGCCATGGGACAAAGGGAGAAgagtggttcacaacatacaagcttgctttttagtggacctctcaattctttttttttcctcaagtaaagcataactttgtatttttttttgccagtatgcattcttttgtttatctgtatcatttatcttttgcaaagttgaatgtttatgtttatgatgtaattccaaatttattatgcgttatgttttgttgaaaaaaaaagaagaatgaaaaaaaaaataaataaatgaatttaatgAATTGAAGAAATTATTTATCCCAGGGAACAAAACCGGCAATAATAATCCTATATGTGTTTCACcatcgataggaaaaacttgcTCTCGACTTCTAATTCTAAAATCCCACACTCTGGATGGAACATTCTCTACATTCTCTTCCCATCTACAGTCGTCATCTTTTGAGTGCAATTGCCCTGTGTTTGCATAAGCCCCTGTGTACGACGATTCGTTAGTTCGTATGTTCGTTGTTtcgaagtttcgttaatccgaaaatgaaaagaaggtgcgtacaaatgaaccttcggaaataGAACCTCATTTCGTTTCAGGTTtgcgaaccttttttttttttttcattttcggattattaacctccggaataacgaacctcgtTTCATTTTCGAATGAGAGAATCTACGGGATAACGAACCTCATAATCATTTCCGGAATAATTAACCTTCGGAATTATGAACTGTGATCGTGTACGAGTCATTAGCTGATTTGGACATCAATCTATcaatataaaatgaatgaatgaatgaatgaatgaatgaatgtatacaTTGTTAAATAAGAATAGATTAAGTGAGTTAAAGAAGGGAATGGTGGAGTGTCAACTTATTATACCCTCAACGAAGAGAAAGTATCCGTTCGGGTTCTTCCGTAGGATTCGGATCGCCTTGTCCGTCATTTCCGCGATGCTTGGTTCCCCGCCAGAGTCGTTTTGACGCAGGATGTCGAAAGACATCAGGTTGTAGGAGAAAAGGCCTATAGAGTCAAGTCCAAAAAGGGAGAGACGGGAAGTGAAATCGAACCTTTGGAATCTTTTTGTGACGTCATCAGTGCTGTGGATTGTTTCTCATACCACCGAGATCCTAATGGCAAGTAGCATAAGTTTTTACATTCACGGCATTTTTGGTAATGATCGCTCACTGAAGAAATATGCGTCGACACAGTTTTGTTCCTTAATGTCAGAATGAATAACAATTTGATCCTGCAGTGGGTACGACATTCAAATAACTCAAATGTAGATTTGGTAATATGGTATGTCGCTTGTTATGATACCAACTGTGTCAAATCCAAAGGAATTGATATTCACTGTTCTTGATTAGGCGACTTCAAGTTATGTTCCGTGAAATCTTATTTTAACGCTGAATAGCCCATTAGGTTTTCCTATAGTGGTCAAAGTGCGACAATGTTTTCTCGCTTTGCACAATAATGATTAATAATTCATCTCAAATAGTGGTAGCTTAAAATTGCTATTCATAATTTCTATCTTGAAGAGCATGGTTGTAACATTCAGGACTTAAGAACTGTAAGTATCTACAATTAttgtaactacatgtaattgAAGTAAGATTTCCACCAACGTTATGATTATCATTCTGTCTTTGTAAAAAGTGATGAATTGACAACATGAAGTCAAATCACAGTCATATCGGTCGACAGTTAACTTGACGCCATCAGATCACCACAAATAAAAACCATAATGACTTACCGATTAGATAATCAGTTTCTTCCGGATCAATCGCAGCGAAGTCCGGTTCATTCCAGACATACTTCGCCTTACTCGGATCCGGTTTGTTGATGATCCACTCCTGGATCAGGTTTCTCCCATCGATACGGGTACCGGGTATACTCGGATATTCCGGATCCCGATCCGCTCTGCTGAGGAACTGTCTCCTTCCACCTCCCAAGGCAACCTtcggtttgttttattttaatttttttttaaagaagagagaaagggagCCTACATATCTATTTCTAGAAGAAATTACAATCATGCTTccaacaaaaaagcaacaacgaCTGAGGTATTGTTCAGCTTTGatcaattcattttaatttatTTCACTTTGATATAATATAAGATGATTATACAAAAGCTAAAAAAGCTTTTGAACACTTACCCTTAAACTTCTTTATCATTGacttcacaaaataaacattgtatTGTCTTTATTCTAAGTGATGGCGTTAATAGATGTCTTCTTGTAGCAGTCTGTTCTTGTTTTGCACTGTTCcttatcatattattataaaCCTTGCCTTTGTGTTACCGGAAATTGCAGTCATATTGCAAATTATTGTTGTCTTTCACAATGTCGACGCTAAAGGCGAGTAGATAAATGTTACATAGAATTACAAGACTCTTATGATACTGGGTCCAGTTATATGGGTAAAGTAGAGAGCATTACCGAagtggtatctcactgagccgCGAATGCTTATGAACGTTGCGAGTTTTGGATCCTGCTTTTTGCAATAGGCCCTATGTATGGCATTAAACATGTCTCTTTCACCCATACTGAATGTGGTAGACACGAGGGGTGTGAACAGGGTGAAGGTCGAACCtgaatgttgttattgttgacGAACTGTTGGGCCATATCGATGCAGCCCAGCCCACGCTGATCCCTCGGAATCGACATGTCCGACTGCCATTCCCTGTCTGGAACCTTAGCGTAGAGGGCGCCAGGCGATGCATGTGTCACAGTAGTGGTCGTAACAAACCCAACCGACTTCCCTATGAACAAAGATAACGTTATGACCGTAAAATATCAAAGAACTTGCCACCTGAGAAGAAAATGGCACAACAATGTCATCCATTACATCTTGCCTATATCACTCAAGAGATATAATTCACATTTCAATTTGTGACATTAATCAACTGCCTTAcgatgtaattgttattttgttgGCTGTCAAAGAGGGGTAGAAACTTAAATCCCCCTATTAAATGCATGTggtaacccctccccccccaaaaaaaaaacaaacaaacaagcaaacaaacccaacaacaaacaaagacatgAATGCAATGGTGAGAAGGATGGAGGCGTAACCGGTAAGACATCAATCTCTCCAAATGaaataccaccccccccccccccgaaaaaaaaaaaatatatatatacatgtataaatgaaaTCTCAGACAATGATGGGTGCATTCGTCTTCAGGTTGTACATAATGAGTTGTTCATAGTGCTGAAGAATGTCTAATCAGCTAATGAACGAACACCTCACGGAGTATATACACCTATGTCAGTTATACctacgacaaaaacaaaacaaaacaaaacaaaacacacattcaCTGATCGTTTCTTCTACTTTTTTCCTTCAGTCGCAATAACACAATGTAGGACGAATGAACGAACGGACGGGCATTCCaaaaacagacatacatacaatttctatagcacCATTTTCTATTCTGATTAAATGTTCAAGACGCTTTTTACCACAgcaaaaagactgaaaatacatatatcataaaaGAACATAACGCCTCAGGCACGCTTCGCGAAAGAAGCATTCAAGAAATGTAAACGCCTTACCAGCTTCCTGCGCCATTTCGAGAATGGACTGGACTTCGCCCCCTAACGACGATAGGCAATCGCCTCTTTCGACGCGGTCGTCGATTCCCAAGACTCCAGTCTTCGTCTTCACACCGCACAAGTAGGCCGTGGCTGTCGCGGCCGAGTCGGGTACTTGGCGGTTTGTCGAGTACGTCTATGAAAGTGAAGAAATTCTCGTTAGCATCTATTTTAACCTGTACGAAAAGAGTTGCTGCTGCTAAAGCTCCAATCCAtccaagaaaaacaagcaaaagaatTAAATCTTTATCTAACTTACATATGAATTACAATATCATGAAATAtcagagtttcgcatgtttcacaaattttagataatataatgatatagGTTACAATAACAGATgcaaattcaaatgtgataGAACAAACGATGTTCTTTTTAATTATGGTAGAATGTTATGATACTTTTTTGACAATGGCTAAGTCAAATAGTGTGCATAATATGAATAATGAAATTGTTGTTATGTCTGCTCATGCACCAGACAAAGAGGATGTACCCGTACATGCAACAAATAGTGAAGAAGGTGATAACCCTGATATAATTACTTTTTTGAACTCACAAGCTCACGAACTGATACTTGATTCTGATGTAAACGACACAAGTCCTCAAATGCCACCCACAGAATACCACATTGAAGATGACATAATTTCATTAtctcattcaaatccaaaccaatttttttatttcacactttaACATAAGGAGtataaacaaaaactttgatcaattcAATATGTTCGTGAATCAAGTTAAGTTTGATAGTCAAGTTATCGGAATCAGTGAAACCTGGTTAAAGGAAACATCACCTTCTTCACTATTTACCATTGATGGTTTCACACTTTTGACTAACAACAGGGCAGGTAAAAAAAGGCGGAGTTGGGCTTTACGTCACTCAGAATTTGAATTATGAACTCTTAGACGAACTCAGTTCAATGTCTGAAGTTATTGAGAGTATTTTCATCGAAAGGGTTCCAAATAGAAAAAGTATTGTTGTAGGTGAAATATACAGACCTCCAAATACAAACCCCACTGAATTTATTGAATCATTATCCGCACTTTTAGCTGATACATATTTTGAGAGTAAGAGTTGTTTTATCATGGGTGACTTTAATTTTATCCTTTAGATTGTCATACCAACTCTACATGCCAAGATTTTCTAAACTTGATGTTATCCGAGTCTTTTTCACCTCTCATAAAGAAGCCCACTCGAATTTCTGATGTCACAGCTACTCTAATTGACAACATTTTTGTTAAAAGTTCCCTTTCCAATACCGAGTTTGGTGTAATAGTGTCTGATGTATCCGATCATTTTCCGATTTTCGCTGTTATGCCCAATTTTAACATAATTAATGCCTTTCTTATTCGCCCAATTCTGGTTTCTGAGAAACGTCAGAAACTAATCTTAATAGACTTAGGGAGAGACTAAGATCCGCTAATTGGTCAATCTATATTGGTAATAACCAAAGCGATGCAAACTTAgcttttgaacatttttcacaAATACTATCATCCACATACAATTCCATTATACCcgttaacccgtttaggacgtgtcccgagtatactcgggctgacgttttccaggctgtggactggtcccgagtatactcgggctgagagagtgaaatgaacaggcatttttaaacttagaatttcgccaacaatacgatgcctatgttaaaaatgatttacattttgtgggactacatacatcaaagttgccatctgtgtacattttgtaatgattggtcatatctcatgtctataaacaagcaaaatattgacaacatgagtgcaattttcacgacattcagaccttcgcaacggtcgggaaactgaccaatgacgagcgaccagccgcacgctctggcgatctcatttgcatcggtatgcaaattgccacactcaagtgaaaagcgtgcgtgcggcggtcaagaccgttgcgtgcacgcacctaccttattagcacacatttacatgataaagtattgcggcatactacttcgtgttatatcagtaatgtaatgtcgtacttatggattttctatgaaagccatctcggcatggcaacctgcttaccattattggcatgaaatgttggccttccTCTTCCGCTACCGAGTCCTGGGATTTAccaaaactcggcgaattgaataaattcaaaagtaaatcttttgcgtgaTTGCCGACAGTCTTTTCGTTTCTGTACCGGTCCATATAGAATGAATGTTagcgatgtgcttcgtatgtatatgtaaccataactttatggttgttgggaattgaatgtgcaagttctcatgtgcatGTTCCAAACATCAATTTAtcatagaaattaaaatgcaacaacgaaatgcgctgcaataaagcgaataAACAAGACACATGGCACAAGTTTTCTCTCAGACGTTTATAGCATTTGCAAGAAAttgtctatgaaaaaaaaaaacaaaaaccgatCGGTATCTGGTATTTGCAGCCGTTCTAAaaagtatatttgatataataatatcccatattacGTTGATAGTGACAATGGTGatttcgactgtttagtctgtatttctattttttgtatgaattcttttaATATGCTTATTTTCGGCTGCAGTCGCTCGATAAACGTTTAGAAATCTGGGTTTTTTTAGTCcatttctttcgtaagttcataaGTCAAAATGTTTTTACTATCATTGAATTGCAAGGATTTTAGCCAAATGCCACTGGTTGTagttcaatccattttcagtcaatcggatatgacaactcatgccgaaaaaaaaaatctacttttcattcaaatttgtagAAAACGCTCAAAATTTGCGAAGCGGTCATTCAATTCtgcgatgtgatgtgatgtgatgtgattatGGAGCGCTTCAATTGTAGCTCTCGACTTTTTGGGAGTAAggtatttcgagcaataaaagtacgaaatgctcttctctttatttgatgtaattaatgTTTTAATGCTATCACCAAAGTGGTTTAAGCCGttattgtgcatgtgtcttctctctatctacctctgcatttaggtacatGCTTTCAATCGAATta from Diadema setosum chromosome 9, eeDiaSeto1, whole genome shotgun sequence includes the following:
- the LOC140232561 gene encoding alkaline phosphatase-like; the encoded protein is MEYYLPFKIFLFCLIFRLSVGQGADYWNSQAQASIQDAIRMQERNTDTAKNIILFLGDGMSIETLTAARILKGQQAGWLGEDAKLAVEEFPHFGLAKTYSTNRQVPDSAATATAYLCGVKTKTGVLGIDDRVERGDCLSSLGGEVQSILEMAQEAGKSVGFVTTTTVTHASPGALYAKVPDREWQSDMSIPRDQRGLGCIDMAQQFVNNNNIQVALGGGRRQFLSRADRDPEYPSIPGTRIDGRNLIQEWIINKPDPSKAKYVWNEPDFAAIDPEETDYLIGLFSYNLMSFDILRQNDSGGEPSIAEMTDKAIRILRKNPNGYFLFVEGGRIDHGHHFGIANLALTETVAMDKAIDVALDMVNTEDTLVMVTSDHAHTFKIAGYAQRGNPILGLAEDRALDYGSYTTLGYMNGPGAIVSSLSYRVLGRRPRATESRSERKLYFQQALVPKFTETHGGDDVAIFAVGPMSHLVHGVHEQNYVMHVMQRAACLGTYADDCAGGIDGGSAIGVDTIGIYSAGHSLSASHGACAFAILVVALFRILRQFL